From a single Planctellipticum variicoloris genomic region:
- a CDS encoding tetratricopeptide repeat protein produces MNSEERHHLHEHELGKLAVKTQTVLEKHGIAIAAAFAAVLLALIVGGWWTMSASNATAAHWTELAAAGTSEEFGAVADKLKGTAPGYWARLREGELVLDEALPKMFSDREAGLADMKRCQTAFQEVLDAGSAAPEPVRERALFGLARVLESTSNGDTEPAIKTWQRLVTEFPTSIYKTYSEQRIKALETGSGKEFYAWFSKQNPKPPEFRRPQDGLPGAAGGFDLDKAFGLPPSPGAAGAKPPADTTPEAPADDKKIPDTEKPAEAAKPETPAPEKTTPDAEKPAPEKPAAEKPADEKPPADEKPADKPE; encoded by the coding sequence ATGAACAGCGAAGAACGACACCATCTGCACGAGCACGAGCTCGGCAAACTCGCGGTCAAAACGCAGACGGTCCTCGAAAAACACGGCATCGCCATCGCCGCCGCCTTCGCGGCGGTGCTGCTGGCGCTGATCGTCGGCGGCTGGTGGACCATGTCCGCCAGCAACGCCACCGCCGCCCACTGGACCGAGCTCGCCGCCGCGGGCACCAGCGAAGAGTTTGGCGCTGTCGCCGATAAGCTCAAAGGGACCGCGCCGGGCTACTGGGCCCGCCTCCGCGAAGGCGAACTGGTCCTCGACGAAGCCCTGCCGAAGATGTTCAGCGACCGCGAAGCCGGGCTGGCCGACATGAAACGCTGCCAGACCGCCTTCCAGGAAGTCCTCGATGCCGGTTCCGCGGCTCCCGAACCCGTTCGCGAACGGGCTCTTTTCGGCCTCGCCCGCGTCCTCGAATCGACCAGCAACGGCGATACCGAACCCGCCATCAAGACTTGGCAGCGGCTGGTGACCGAATTCCCGACCAGCATCTACAAAACCTACAGCGAACAGCGGATCAAGGCCCTCGAAACCGGCTCCGGCAAAGAGTTCTACGCCTGGTTCTCCAAGCAGAATCCCAAGCCCCCGGAATTCCGCCGCCCGCAGGACGGCCTGCCCGGCGCCGCCGGCGGCTTCGATCTCGACAAGGCCTTCGGACTCCCCCCCTCGCCGGGCGCCGCCGGAGCCAAACCGCCCGCCGACACCACCCCGGAAGCACCAGCCGACGACAAGAAGATCCCGGACACCGAGAAGCCGGCGGAAGCCGCGAAGCCGGAAACCCCGGCTCCTGAGAAGACCACTCCCGACGCCGAAAAGCCTGCCCCGGAAAAACCGGCGGCGGAGAAGCCGGCCGACGAAAAGCCTCCTGCAGACGAAAAGCCCGCCGACAAACCCGAATGA
- a CDS encoding RluA family pseudouridine synthase, with protein sequence MSNDAPTSADRIRHTVEVRAHGWRLDHYLTRLYPNFSRSAFQRVIDDGQVFVNGLPAKISRRLRVNDVVEFRLPESADRTVPAEDLPLDVLYDDDQLIVINKAANMIVHPGRGRYTGTLVGALQFHFDQLSDAAGHLRAGIVHRLDRDTTGVLVVAKDNTVHNLLSKQFEQRTVEKEYRALVWGEVSFDRDYMETHVRVSNRNRERMMVCPEGGTARHAATFYEVQERFRGFSYMRLCPQTGRTHQLRVHMHHLGHPIVADSLYEGRSSLRKSDLVENLPPEEDEVYIERQALHALSLSFDHPATGERMTFEAPLPADMTRALEAVRTYRPKTGKRPA encoded by the coding sequence ATGAGCAACGACGCGCCCACTTCCGCAGATCGAATCCGGCACACCGTAGAAGTCCGGGCGCACGGCTGGCGGCTCGATCACTATCTCACTCGGCTCTACCCCAACTTCAGCCGGTCCGCCTTTCAGCGCGTCATCGACGACGGCCAGGTCTTCGTCAACGGCCTCCCCGCGAAGATCTCCCGCCGGCTGCGCGTGAACGACGTCGTCGAATTCCGCCTGCCGGAATCCGCCGACCGGACCGTCCCCGCCGAAGATCTCCCCCTCGACGTCCTGTATGACGACGACCAGCTCATCGTCATCAACAAAGCGGCGAATATGATCGTCCACCCGGGTCGCGGCCGGTACACCGGCACGCTCGTCGGGGCGCTGCAGTTCCACTTCGATCAGCTCAGCGACGCCGCCGGCCACCTCCGCGCCGGCATCGTCCACCGGCTCGACCGCGACACCACCGGCGTCCTCGTCGTCGCCAAGGACAACACGGTTCACAACCTGCTCAGCAAACAGTTCGAGCAGCGGACGGTCGAAAAGGAGTACCGGGCCCTCGTCTGGGGCGAAGTCTCCTTCGACCGCGATTACATGGAGACCCACGTCCGGGTCAGCAACCGCAATCGCGAGCGGATGATGGTCTGCCCCGAAGGGGGGACCGCCCGCCACGCCGCCACGTTCTACGAAGTCCAGGAACGCTTCCGCGGCTTCAGCTACATGCGGCTCTGCCCGCAGACCGGCCGGACCCACCAGCTCCGCGTCCACATGCACCATCTGGGGCACCCGATCGTCGCCGACAGCCTCTACGAAGGCCGATCGTCGCTGCGGAAGTCCGACCTTGTCGAAAACCTCCCGCCCGAAGAGGACGAAGTGTATATCGAACGCCAGGCGCTGCACGCCCTGAGCCTCTCGTTCGATCACCCGGCGACGGGCGAGCGGATGACGTTCGAGGCCCCCCTCCCGGCAGACATGACCCGGGCTCTGGAAGCCGTCCGGACCTACCGCCCGAAAACCGGCAAACGCCCGGCCTGA